The nucleotide sequence CGTGGTGAGTCCCCATGGCGACAACACCAACACCCTGCCCCTGACCGACAATCAGACCAGTACCAGGGTCGGCGCGGGGGACGGGACCATCGACGGCCTGGACCTGGACGTCTGGGAGCTGTATGACGCCTACGGTCACCCCATCAACAACACCGTTGGCACCAGCGGGGTAGCGAACACGCTCCAGGCCACCGGCAGTGCGGCTTCGGTGACCGCGTCCGGCGGGGACCGCTACGGATGGCTAGGCGCCTACCAGCGGCCCACCTCCCAAGCCACGGGGCTGATCCAAATGGGAGCCCGGCCTTACAACCCCAACACCGGCCAATTCCTATCCACCGACCCCATCCGAGGCGGAAACCAAAACCCGTACACCTATCCTGTGGACCCGGTCAACCAGGACGACGTTGGGGGGATGGATGGGCTGACGTCGGGTGGCTTCAAGCAGATGCTGGCTATCTGCGAGGTGACGGCGCCCTGGGACTGTGGCAGCGTGCGCGACGTAACGATGTACGTGAATGACCGCTCCAGTATTTGGGATACTCGCATGAAGGCACGGCATGTCGCACGCGGTCATCCGGGTAGCCACTGGACGAGCACCTACTGGCAAAACAAGGCGAATGCGCGAAGGCATTTCATATGGAACATCTTCCTGCTCGCGAAAACA is from Candidatus Nanopelagicales bacterium and encodes:
- a CDS encoding RHS repeat-associated core domain-containing protein, with the translated sequence VVSPHGDNTNTLPLTDNQTSTRVGAGDGTIDGLDLDVWELYDAYGHPINNTVGTSGVANTLQATGSAASVTASGGDRYGWLGAYQRPTSQATGLIQMGARPYNPNTGQFLSTDPIRGGNQNPYTYPVDPVNQDDVGGMDGLTSGGFKQMLAICEVTAPWDCGSVRDVTMYVNDRSSIWDTRMKARHVARGHPGSHWTSTYWQNKANARRHFIWNIFLLAKTSSRTARLMTEAHEFGESGADTNRDTINNQRAQTNFHEWAAPKRGMSDPGLFRRARKLFNGLWRGHRNFFACTYRLGFLSRVSNCSSRGR